In Sporichthya polymorpha DSM 43042, a genomic segment contains:
- a CDS encoding nicotinate-nucleotide--dimethylbenzimidazole phosphoribosyltransferase produces the protein MNNARLDKLSGLIEWPDDDARSSAVARLRERREDPLGRLGDVAAWLSAVYGVCPPPPPARAKLMIFTDDAGVPDVVDRVASHSLRAVLRSRADGEATEVWDALARGALLADTEADIGTDLLLLAAPSEAARVPAATLIAFLNEADAQTVASTLRGDQEWMRMVSAVRDSLRRVKKAPEDPLSLLEAIGGTEIAHLTGVILGAAARKLPVIFEGLAPTAAALMAHRINEAAGAWFMPAHNDPDPASTSGLRYLGRSALLDVGLFPGDGIAVLLAAEMLDVAAASLSDTGRIVGESETWFSDPLSPLSEIPAEPEGDASAPGS, from the coding sequence ATGAACAACGCGCGCCTGGACAAGCTCTCCGGTCTCATCGAGTGGCCGGACGACGACGCACGCTCCAGTGCGGTCGCGCGGCTCCGCGAGCGCCGGGAGGACCCGCTCGGTCGCCTCGGTGACGTGGCGGCCTGGCTCTCCGCGGTCTACGGCGTCTGCCCGCCGCCCCCGCCCGCGCGGGCGAAGCTGATGATCTTCACCGACGACGCCGGCGTGCCGGACGTCGTCGACCGGGTCGCCTCCCACAGCCTGCGCGCGGTGCTCCGCAGTCGCGCCGACGGCGAGGCGACCGAGGTCTGGGACGCGCTGGCCCGCGGCGCCCTGCTCGCCGACACCGAGGCCGACATCGGCACCGACCTGCTGCTGCTCGCCGCGCCGAGCGAGGCGGCGCGGGTCCCGGCCGCCACCCTCATCGCGTTCCTGAACGAGGCCGACGCGCAGACCGTCGCGAGCACCCTGCGCGGCGACCAGGAGTGGATGCGGATGGTCTCGGCCGTCCGCGACAGCCTGCGCCGGGTGAAGAAGGCCCCCGAGGACCCGCTCTCGCTGCTGGAGGCGATCGGCGGGACCGAGATCGCCCACCTCACCGGCGTCATCCTCGGCGCGGCCGCACGCAAGCTCCCGGTCATCTTCGAGGGCCTGGCCCCGACGGCGGCCGCCCTGATGGCCCACCGGATCAACGAGGCCGCCGGCGCCTGGTTCATGCCGGCGCACAACGACCCGGACCCGGCCAGCACGTCCGGCCTGCGGTACCTGGGCCGCTCGGCGCTGCTGGACGTCGGGCTGTTCCCCGGCGACGGCATCGCCGTCCTGCTCGCGGCCGAGATGCTCGACGTCGCCGCCGCGTCCCTCTCGGACACCGGCCGGATCGTCGGCGAGAGCGAGACCTGGTTCTCCGACCCGCTCTCCCCGCTCTCGGAGATCCCGGCGGAGCCCGAGGGCGACGCGTCCGCCCCCGGATCCTGA
- a CDS encoding adenosylcobinamide-GDP ribazoletransferase: MRFPARLTAGARLSVGLLTVVPVGAVRAERDQAGTAIRCAPLVGAGLGAGVGLAAWGLGELGTSTLITGIVAVALFAALTRGLHLDGLADTADGLGSRKDPEGALAVMKASDIGPFGVLSILFAALLQCGAAATLLARGPDHHAVALFALAAATARIPVVWACRAGLPAARPDGLGALVGGTVSGAAAAVWAGTALWVAALIGLWTDVGAARAVIAVGLALLAAGALLEHCRRRFGGMTGDVLGALVETAMTVGLVVLSTT, encoded by the coding sequence GTGCGGTTCCCCGCCCGGCTGACCGCCGGGGCCCGGCTCTCCGTCGGGCTGCTGACGGTGGTCCCGGTCGGCGCGGTCCGGGCCGAGCGTGACCAGGCCGGCACCGCGATCCGCTGCGCACCGCTGGTCGGCGCGGGGCTCGGCGCCGGCGTCGGACTCGCGGCCTGGGGGCTCGGCGAGCTCGGCACCTCGACCCTGATCACCGGGATCGTCGCCGTCGCGCTGTTCGCCGCGCTGACGCGCGGCCTGCACCTCGACGGCCTGGCCGACACCGCGGACGGCCTCGGCAGCCGTAAGGACCCCGAGGGCGCGCTCGCGGTGATGAAGGCCTCCGACATCGGGCCGTTCGGCGTCCTGTCGATCCTGTTCGCCGCGCTGCTCCAGTGCGGCGCCGCGGCCACGCTGCTGGCGCGCGGGCCGGACCACCACGCGGTGGCGTTGTTCGCGCTCGCGGCCGCCACCGCCCGCATCCCCGTGGTGTGGGCGTGCCGCGCCGGCCTGCCCGCCGCCCGCCCCGACGGGCTCGGTGCCCTGGTCGGCGGGACCGTCTCCGGCGCCGCGGCGGCGGTCTGGGCCGGGACGGCGCTGTGGGTGGCGGCGCTGATCGGGCTCTGGACCGACGTCGGTGCGGCTCGGGCCGTGATCGCCGTCGGGCTGGCGCTGCTCGCCGCCGGCGCCCTGCTCGAGCACTGCCGGCGCCGGTTCGGCGGGATGACCGGGGACGTCCTCGGCGCGCTCGTCGAGACCGCCATGACCGTCGGACTCGTGGTGCTGTCGACGACCTGA
- the gcvT gene encoding glycine cleavage system aminomethyltransferase GcvT, which yields MTELRHSPLHERHRELGAKLADFGGWEMPIDYGGAPAKLGVVAEHTAVRTAVGVFDVTHLGKLSVTGPGAAAFVDSCFTNALDRIAPGSAQYSLCCAEDGGVVDDLIVYLRADDDVLVVPNAANCATVAGLLAEAAPAGVTVTDRHTDFGVLAVQGPRADDLVAALGLPTGHEYMSFVDATWDGRPVVVCRSGYTGERGYELLPRWDDTGDLWDALLKTGEQFGAMPCGLGARDTLRTEMGYPLHGQDISRAVTPVQAGLGWAVGWDKPAFWGRDALLAEKAAGRSRRLVGLVGLERAIPRCHMTVLRAGGGPAIGEVTSGTFSPTRKVGIGLALLEAGTPDAVADGDEVVVDVRGRPGRFQVTRPPFVESHVR from the coding sequence ATGACCGAACTACGGCATTCGCCCCTGCACGAACGGCACCGCGAACTGGGCGCGAAGCTCGCCGACTTCGGCGGCTGGGAGATGCCGATCGACTACGGCGGCGCGCCCGCCAAGCTTGGCGTCGTCGCCGAGCACACCGCGGTGCGCACGGCCGTCGGCGTCTTCGACGTCACGCACCTCGGCAAGCTCTCGGTCACCGGTCCGGGCGCCGCGGCGTTCGTCGACTCCTGCTTCACCAACGCCCTCGACCGCATCGCGCCCGGGTCCGCGCAGTACAGCCTCTGCTGCGCCGAGGACGGCGGTGTCGTCGACGACCTGATCGTCTACCTGCGCGCGGACGACGACGTCCTCGTCGTGCCGAACGCGGCCAACTGCGCGACGGTCGCGGGCCTGCTGGCCGAGGCCGCTCCGGCGGGTGTGACGGTCACCGACCGGCACACCGACTTCGGCGTCCTCGCCGTGCAGGGCCCGCGGGCCGACGACCTCGTCGCGGCCCTCGGCCTGCCGACCGGGCACGAGTACATGTCCTTCGTCGACGCGACCTGGGACGGGCGGCCCGTCGTCGTGTGCCGGAGCGGCTACACCGGCGAGCGAGGGTACGAACTGCTGCCGCGCTGGGACGACACCGGCGACCTGTGGGACGCGCTGCTGAAGACCGGCGAGCAGTTCGGCGCCATGCCGTGCGGGCTCGGTGCCCGCGACACCCTGCGCACCGAGATGGGCTACCCCCTGCACGGTCAGGACATCTCACGCGCCGTCACTCCGGTGCAGGCCGGTCTCGGCTGGGCGGTCGGCTGGGACAAGCCCGCGTTCTGGGGCCGCGACGCCCTGCTCGCCGAGAAGGCCGCGGGGCGGTCGCGCCGACTCGTCGGCCTGGTCGGCCTGGAGCGCGCGATCCCGCGCTGCCACATGACGGTCCTCCGGGCCGGGGGCGGCCCCGCGATCGGCGAGGTCACCAGCGGCACGTTCTCCCCGACACGCAAGGTCGGCATCGGCCTCGCGCTCCTCGAGGCCGGTACCCCCGACGCGGTCGCCGACGGCGACGAGGTCGTCGTCGACGTCCGGGGCCGGCCGGGCCGGTTCCAGGTGACCAGGCCCCCGTTCGTGGAGTCGCACGTGCGCTGA